Proteins from one Microbacterium proteolyticum genomic window:
- a CDS encoding ATP-dependent Clp protease ATP-binding subunit has protein sequence MFERFTDRARRVVVLAQEEAKMLNHNYIGTEHILLGLIHEGEGVAAKALESLGISLDAVREQVQDIIGQGQQQPTGHIPFTPRAKKVLELSLREALQLGHNYIGTEHILLGLIREGEGVAAQVLVKLGADLNKVRQQVIQLLSGYQGKEPAGVASGAGEQTSQGAQGGSAVLDQFGRNLTQAARDNKLDPVIGREKEIERVMQILSRRSKNNPVLIGEPGVGKTAVVEGLAQAIVKGDVPETLKDKQVYSLDLGSLIAGSRYRGDFEERLKKVTKEIRTRGDIIVFIDEIHTLVGAGAAEGAIDAASILKPLLARGELQTIGATTLDEYRKHFEKDAALERRFQPIQVAEPSLPHAINILKGLRDRYEAHHKVQITDGAIVAAANLADRYISDRFLPDKAIDLIDEAGARLRLSILSSPPELREFDEKIAKVREQKEFASEEQDFEKAAALRDEEKSLLAERLRLEKQWRSGDVASHAVVDEGLIAEVLAQATGIPVFKLTEEESSRLMFMEKALHQRVIGQEEAIAALSRTIRRQRAGLKDPKRPSGSFIFAGPTGVGKTELAKALAEFLFDDEGALISLDMSEFGEKHTVSRLFGAPPGFVGFEEGGQLTEKVRRKPFSVVLFDEIEKAHPDIFNSLLQILEEGRLTDGQGRVVDFKNTVIIMTTNLGSSAIAGGPVGFQVEGSAQTSYERMKGKVDEELKRHFKPEFLNRVDDVIVFPQLNKDELRQIVGLFVKRLADRLLDRDMTVELSDDAKDKLIEIGFDPTLGARPLRRAMQREVEDRLSEKILHGELESGDHVKVGVENGQFTFDTAPRGDKVAIGVGTAGEISATPDIVAGS, from the coding sequence ATGTTCGAGAGATTCACCGACCGTGCCCGTCGCGTGGTTGTGCTCGCCCAAGAAGAGGCGAAGATGCTCAACCACAACTACATCGGGACCGAGCACATCCTCCTCGGCCTCATCCACGAGGGAGAAGGTGTCGCCGCCAAGGCGCTCGAGTCCCTCGGGATCTCGCTCGACGCCGTGCGCGAGCAGGTGCAGGACATCATCGGCCAGGGCCAGCAGCAGCCGACCGGGCACATCCCCTTCACGCCGCGCGCGAAGAAGGTGCTCGAGCTGTCGCTGCGCGAAGCGCTGCAGCTCGGCCACAACTACATCGGGACCGAGCACATCCTGCTCGGCCTCATCCGCGAGGGCGAGGGCGTGGCCGCCCAGGTGCTCGTGAAGCTCGGCGCCGATCTGAACAAGGTCCGCCAGCAGGTCATCCAACTGCTCTCGGGTTACCAGGGCAAGGAGCCCGCGGGCGTCGCGTCCGGCGCCGGCGAGCAGACCTCGCAGGGTGCGCAGGGCGGGTCGGCCGTGCTCGACCAGTTCGGTCGAAACCTCACGCAGGCCGCGCGCGACAACAAGCTCGACCCCGTGATCGGGCGCGAGAAGGAGATCGAGCGGGTCATGCAGATCCTCTCGCGTCGCTCCAAGAACAACCCCGTCCTCATCGGCGAGCCCGGTGTCGGAAAGACGGCGGTCGTCGAGGGCCTCGCGCAGGCCATCGTCAAGGGCGATGTCCCCGAGACGCTCAAGGACAAGCAGGTCTACTCGCTCGACCTCGGTTCGCTCATCGCCGGTTCCCGCTACCGCGGTGACTTCGAGGAGCGCCTGAAGAAGGTCACCAAGGAGATCCGCACGCGCGGCGACATCATCGTCTTCATCGACGAGATCCACACCCTCGTGGGTGCCGGTGCCGCCGAGGGTGCGATCGACGCGGCATCCATCCTCAAGCCGCTCCTCGCCCGCGGTGAGCTCCAGACCATCGGTGCCACCACGCTCGACGAGTACCGCAAGCACTTCGAGAAGGATGCCGCGCTCGAGCGCCGCTTCCAGCCGATCCAGGTCGCCGAGCCGAGCCTGCCCCACGCGATCAACATCCTGAAGGGGCTGCGCGACCGCTACGAGGCGCACCACAAGGTGCAGATCACGGACGGCGCGATCGTCGCCGCGGCGAACCTCGCCGACCGGTACATCAGCGACCGCTTCCTGCCCGACAAGGCGATCGACCTGATCGACGAGGCCGGCGCGCGCCTCCGCCTGTCGATCCTGTCGTCGCCGCCGGAGCTGCGCGAGTTCGACGAGAAGATCGCCAAGGTCCGCGAGCAGAAGGAGTTCGCCTCCGAGGAGCAGGACTTCGAGAAGGCCGCCGCCCTCCGCGACGAGGAGAAGTCCCTGCTCGCCGAGCGTCTGCGCCTCGAGAAGCAGTGGCGCTCGGGCGACGTCGCCTCCCACGCGGTGGTCGACGAGGGCCTGATCGCCGAGGTGCTCGCGCAGGCGACCGGCATCCCGGTGTTCAAGCTCACCGAGGAGGAGTCCAGCCGCCTCATGTTCATGGAGAAGGCCCTGCACCAGCGGGTCATCGGCCAGGAAGAGGCGATCGCGGCCCTGTCGCGCACGATCCGTCGTCAGCGCGCGGGCCTCAAGGACCCGAAGCGTCCCAGCGGCTCGTTCATCTTCGCCGGCCCCACGGGCGTCGGAAAGACCGAGCTGGCCAAGGCGCTCGCCGAGTTCCTCTTCGACGACGAGGGCGCGCTGATCTCCCTCGACATGTCGGAGTTCGGTGAGAAGCACACGGTCTCGCGTCTGTTCGGTGCTCCTCCCGGATTCGTCGGATTCGAAGAGGGCGGCCAGCTCACCGAGAAGGTGCGCCGCAAGCCGTTCTCGGTCGTGCTGTTCGACGAGATCGAGAAGGCGCACCCCGACATCTTCAACTCGCTCCTGCAGATCCTCGAAGAGGGTCGTCTGACCGACGGTCAGGGCCGCGTGGTCGACTTCAAGAACACCGTGATCATCATGACGACGAACCTCGGTTCGTCGGCGATCGCCGGTGGTCCGGTCGGCTTCCAGGTCGAGGGCAGCGCGCAGACGTCCTACGAGCGGATGAAGGGCAAGGTCGACGAAGAGCTCAAGCGCCACTTCAAGCCCGAGTTCCTCAACCGCGTCGACGACGTCATCGTCTTCCCGCAGCTGAACAAGGACGAGCTCCGCCAGATCGTCGGCCTGTTCGTGAAGCGCCTCGCCGATCGTCTGCTGGACCGCGACATGACGGTCGAGCTGTCGGACGACGCGAAGGACAAGCTCATCGAGATCGGCTTCGACCCGACCCTCGGTGCCCGACCGCTCCGCCGCGCCATGCAGCGCGAGGTCGAGGACCGGCTGAGCGAGAAGATCCTGCACGGCGAGCTCGAGTCCGGCGACCACGTCAAGGTCGGCGTCGAGAACGGGCAGTTCACCTTCGACACCGCTCCGCGCGGCGACAAGGTGGCGATCGGCGTCGGCACCGCGGGAGAGATCTCCGCGACGCCCGACATCGTCGCCGGCAGCTGA
- a CDS encoding amino-acid N-acetyltransferase, which translates to MTSAAPFVVRPAATGDVRRIHELLEPFVQKRILLGKDLVVLYGSVQQFVVAEVDGEVIGCGALHVMWEDLGEIRTLIVHDDWLHHGVGRAIVEMLEENARELGVSRLFCLTFEVDFFTRRGFAPIGEQVVDPDVYSQLVRSPDEGVAEFLDLAHVKPNTLGNTRMLKQL; encoded by the coding sequence ATGACCTCCGCCGCGCCGTTCGTCGTCCGCCCCGCCGCGACCGGCGACGTGCGACGCATCCACGAACTGCTCGAGCCGTTCGTGCAGAAGCGCATCCTCCTCGGCAAGGACCTGGTCGTGCTGTACGGCTCGGTGCAGCAGTTCGTCGTCGCCGAAGTCGACGGCGAGGTCATCGGGTGCGGGGCGCTGCACGTCATGTGGGAGGACCTGGGCGAGATCCGCACCCTCATCGTCCACGACGACTGGCTGCACCACGGGGTGGGCCGGGCGATCGTGGAGATGCTGGAGGAGAACGCGCGCGAGCTCGGCGTCTCGCGGCTCTTCTGCCTCACCTTCGAGGTCGACTTCTTCACGCGCCGCGGCTTCGCGCCCATCGGCGAGCAGGTCGTCGATCCCGACGTCTACTCGCAGCTGGTCCGCAGCCCCGACGAGGGCGTCGCGGAGTTCCTCGACCTCGCGCACGTCAAGCCCAACACCCTCGGCAACACGCGGATGCTGAAGCAGCTGTGA
- a CDS encoding amino acid permease codes for MSTSSSSQKKVAGATYTATDSTYFEKRTLKRSAGVWGLWGLAVAAVISGDFSGWNFGIGFAGFGGMLIAFVVLVVMYYGLTFSIGEMAAAMPHTGGAYSFARSAMGPWGGLATGLAETIEYVATTAVVVYFSGQYADSALELLTGVSLPAFVWWIILYAVFIALNAAGANISFVFAIVVSIISIGIIVVFGIMALASGAFDWGSLWNIVPDPGQSEFLPFGVGSILLALPFAMWFFLGIEELPLAAEESHNPARDIPRAGLWARGTLIATGLIVLFLNTGVLGAEATGSSLEPLLDGFRAMVGDQAAALLSLLALVGLLASLMGIMFAYGRNMYSLSRAGYYPRWLSLTGARKTPWVALVFGAVLGFAALVVVQFAGGDASPAGAIVLNIAVWGAVVAYFLQMVSFIVLRRKFPNALRPYKSPWGLFGAYSAAIIAAIVFFGLLLNPAYLLAIVAIIAVYAVIFIGFAVYGRHRLVLSPEEEYALSGGLHRDPQAEGYDAMEDEVFGEKR; via the coding sequence ATGTCCACCTCGAGCAGTTCGCAGAAAAAGGTCGCCGGGGCCACCTATACGGCGACCGACTCCACATACTTCGAAAAACGCACGCTGAAACGCTCCGCGGGAGTGTGGGGCCTGTGGGGCCTCGCGGTCGCCGCCGTGATCTCGGGCGACTTCTCCGGCTGGAACTTCGGTATCGGCTTCGCCGGCTTCGGCGGCATGCTGATCGCCTTCGTCGTGCTCGTGGTCATGTACTACGGTCTGACGTTCTCGATCGGCGAGATGGCCGCGGCGATGCCGCACACCGGCGGCGCCTACTCGTTCGCCCGGTCGGCGATGGGGCCGTGGGGAGGCCTGGCGACCGGCCTCGCCGAGACCATCGAGTACGTCGCGACGACCGCTGTCGTCGTCTACTTCTCGGGGCAGTACGCCGACTCCGCGCTGGAACTGCTCACCGGCGTGAGCCTGCCCGCGTTCGTCTGGTGGATCATCCTCTACGCCGTGTTCATCGCCCTGAACGCCGCCGGAGCCAACATCTCCTTCGTCTTCGCGATCGTCGTCTCGATCATCTCGATCGGCATCATCGTGGTCTTCGGCATCATGGCATTGGCATCCGGGGCCTTCGACTGGGGGTCGCTGTGGAACATCGTCCCCGACCCCGGCCAGTCCGAGTTCCTGCCCTTCGGCGTCGGTTCGATCCTGCTCGCCCTCCCCTTCGCGATGTGGTTCTTCCTCGGCATCGAGGAACTCCCCCTCGCGGCCGAGGAGTCGCACAACCCCGCCCGCGACATCCCCCGTGCGGGACTCTGGGCCCGCGGGACCCTCATCGCCACGGGTCTCATCGTGCTGTTCCTCAACACCGGCGTCCTCGGCGCCGAGGCCACGGGCAGCTCGCTCGAACCGCTGCTCGACGGCTTCCGCGCGATGGTCGGCGACCAGGCGGCAGCCCTGCTGTCGCTCCTCGCGCTCGTCGGGCTCCTGGCCTCGCTGATGGGCATCATGTTCGCCTACGGCCGCAACATGTACTCGCTGTCGCGCGCCGGCTACTACCCGCGGTGGCTGTCGCTCACCGGCGCCCGCAAGACCCCGTGGGTCGCACTGGTCTTCGGTGCGGTGCTCGGCTTCGCGGCTCTCGTCGTCGTCCAGTTCGCGGGTGGGGATGCCAGCCCCGCCGGCGCCATCGTGCTGAACATCGCCGTGTGGGGCGCGGTCGTGGCCTACTTCCTGCAGATGGTGTCGTTCATCGTGCTGCGACGGAAGTTCCCGAACGCCCTCCGCCCGTACAAGAGCCCGTGGGGCCTGTTCGGCGCGTACTCGGCGGCGATCATCGCGGCGATCGTGTTCTTCGGCCTGCTGCTGAACCCCGCCTACCTGCTCGCGATCGTCGCGATCATCGCCGTGTACGCCGTGATCTTCATCGGCTTCGCGGTCTACGGGCGCCACCGGCTCGTGCTCTCCCCGGAGGAGGAGTACGCCCTGTCCGGCGGTCTGCACCGCGACCCCCAGGCAGAGGGCTACGACGCGATGGAGGACGAGGTCTTCGGCGAGAAGCGCTGA
- a CDS encoding glutamine synthetase family protein: protein MAGNLTTAELDAAIDSGEIDTVVVAFPDAQGRLVGKRVAARFWRDEVLPHGAEACNYLLSVDVDMNTVDGYAMSSWEKGYGDMLLVPDLDTLRRVPWQEGTALVMADLAWEDRAPVVQSPRGILNAQRARLAERGLTPYVGTELEFIVFDDSFRDAWAKGYTGLTASTDYNVDYNLLATTRLEPLLRDIRRGMDGAGMYCEGVKGECNDGQQEIAFRYAEALETADNHTIYKNGAKEIADRHGKSLTFMAKFDQREGNSCHIHLSVRGENGEAVMAGDGEHGFSPLMEHWIAGILATLREFTLLYAPTINSYKRYAKGSFAPTGVAWGVDNRTCALRVVGHGASLRVENRVPGGDVNPYLAISAIIAGGLHGIENELPLPAPLTGNAYAAGVDTLPTTLREAAKLFSESTVARAAFGDDVVEHYLNQARIEVEAFDAAVTDWERVRGFERL, encoded by the coding sequence ATGGCGGGCAATCTCACCACCGCGGAATTGGATGCCGCGATCGACTCCGGCGAGATCGACACCGTCGTCGTCGCCTTCCCGGACGCCCAGGGCCGCCTCGTCGGCAAGCGCGTCGCCGCACGGTTCTGGCGCGACGAGGTGCTGCCGCACGGAGCCGAAGCGTGCAACTACCTGCTGTCGGTCGACGTCGACATGAACACCGTCGACGGGTACGCGATGTCGAGCTGGGAGAAGGGCTACGGCGACATGCTGCTCGTGCCCGACCTCGACACCCTGCGCCGCGTCCCGTGGCAGGAGGGGACGGCACTCGTCATGGCCGACCTCGCGTGGGAGGACCGCGCGCCGGTCGTGCAGTCGCCGCGTGGCATCCTGAACGCCCAGCGCGCCCGGCTCGCGGAGCGCGGGCTGACCCCCTACGTCGGTACGGAGCTGGAGTTCATCGTCTTCGACGATTCGTTCCGGGATGCCTGGGCCAAGGGCTACACCGGGCTCACGGCCTCCACCGACTACAACGTCGACTACAACCTCCTCGCCACCACGCGGCTGGAGCCGCTCCTGCGCGACATCCGCCGCGGAATGGACGGCGCGGGCATGTACTGCGAGGGCGTCAAGGGCGAGTGCAACGACGGGCAGCAGGAGATCGCGTTCCGCTACGCCGAAGCGCTCGAGACCGCCGACAACCACACGATCTACAAGAACGGCGCGAAGGAGATCGCCGACCGGCACGGCAAGTCGCTGACCTTCATGGCCAAGTTCGACCAGCGCGAGGGCAACAGCTGCCACATCCACCTGTCGGTCCGCGGCGAGAACGGCGAGGCCGTCATGGCCGGCGACGGAGAGCACGGCTTCAGCCCCCTCATGGAGCACTGGATCGCCGGCATCCTCGCCACCCTCCGCGAGTTCACGCTGCTGTACGCCCCGACCATCAACTCCTACAAGCGGTACGCCAAGGGCTCGTTCGCGCCGACCGGCGTCGCGTGGGGCGTCGACAACCGCACGTGCGCGCTCCGCGTCGTCGGCCACGGCGCGTCCCTCCGCGTCGAGAACCGCGTGCCCGGCGGAGACGTGAACCCGTACCTCGCGATCTCGGCGATCATCGCGGGCGGCCTCCACGGCATCGAGAACGAGCTGCCGCTGCCCGCGCCCCTCACCGGTAACGCCTACGCGGCCGGCGTCGACACCCTGCCGACGACGCTCCGCGAGGCCGCGAAGCTCTTCTCGGAGTCGACCGTGGCGCGTGCCGCCTTCGGCGACGACGTCGTCGAGCACTACCTGAACCAGGCCCGCATCGAGGTCGAAGCCTTCGACGCGGCCGTCACCGACTGGGAGCGCGTGCGTGGTTTCGAGCGTCTCTGA
- a CDS encoding gamma-glutamyl-gamma-aminobutyrate hydrolase family protein, with the protein MVSSVSDPARTPVVGLTTYLERATQGVWDVRASFLPQQYFDAVTASGATAVLLPPQPRPVEAAAAVLDGLDGLILTGGLDVQPELYGAERHPLTDPPRADRDAWELALLAGARERGIPVFGICRGLQLINVALGGTLHQHLPEALGTERYKIGGGVFAENVVEVDAGTRLAGLVGAGALTVHSYHHQGIDRVGEGLRVTARTDDGLVQAIETPGDDYLVAVQWHPEENAEDRRLFLGLVAAAAAHRAARSSAHQGVPA; encoded by the coding sequence GTGGTTTCGAGCGTCTCTGATCCGGCCCGGACCCCCGTCGTGGGACTCACGACCTACCTCGAACGCGCGACGCAGGGCGTGTGGGACGTGCGCGCGTCGTTCCTCCCGCAGCAGTACTTCGACGCGGTGACCGCCTCAGGTGCCACCGCCGTGCTGCTCCCGCCGCAGCCCCGGCCCGTCGAAGCTGCCGCCGCGGTGCTGGACGGCCTCGACGGACTCATCCTCACAGGCGGCCTCGACGTGCAGCCCGAGCTGTACGGCGCCGAGCGGCACCCGCTCACCGACCCGCCGCGCGCCGACCGCGACGCGTGGGAGCTCGCGCTCCTCGCCGGGGCCCGGGAGCGCGGCATCCCGGTGTTCGGGATCTGCCGCGGACTGCAGCTCATCAACGTGGCCCTCGGCGGCACGCTCCATCAGCACCTGCCCGAGGCCCTCGGCACCGAGCGCTACAAGATCGGCGGAGGGGTCTTCGCCGAGAACGTCGTCGAGGTGGATGCCGGCACCCGGCTCGCCGGTCTCGTCGGTGCCGGAGCGCTGACCGTCCACAGCTACCACCACCAGGGCATCGACCGGGTCGGCGAGGGACTGCGGGTCACCGCGCGGACCGACGACGGGCTCGTGCAGGCCATCGAGACCCCCGGCGACGACTACCTGGTCGCCGTGCAGTGGCATCCCGAGGAGAACGCCGAGGACCGACGCCTGTTCCTCGGGCTCGTCGCCGCCGCCGCGGCCCACCGCGCCGCACGTTCCTCCGCGCACCAGGGAGTTCCCGCATGA
- a CDS encoding aldehyde dehydrogenase family protein, translated as MSTFTVTDPSTGTPITTLARAEVAEVDAAVADAVRTQRAWAALAPVARADALRSFARVVEAHVEELAALEVRNSGHPIGSARWEAQHVAQVLNYYAGSPERLIGKQIPVAGGLDVTYHEPYGVVGIIVPWNFPMTIAAWGFAPALAAGNAVVLKPAELTPLTAIRLGELALEAGLPEGLFRVIVGSGSVVGQRFVSHPDVHKVVFTGSTEVGTEVAAGCAQLLKPVTLELGGKSANIVFADADLEKAAAGVPGSVFDNAGQDCCARSRLLVERSVYDRFLELLEPAVAAWRVGDPHDEDTQMGPLISASHRSTVAGFLDGADVAFRGSAPEGDGFWFAPAVVLAQPGDRIARDEVFGPVLAVLPFDDEADAIRLANDTAYGLAGSIWTENLGRGIRVSRGVRSGVLSVNSHSSVRYSTPFGGMKASGLGRELGPDAAEHFTETKNVFYATE; from the coding sequence ATGAGCACCTTCACCGTCACCGACCCGTCGACCGGCACCCCGATCACGACGCTCGCCCGCGCCGAGGTCGCCGAGGTGGATGCCGCCGTCGCCGACGCCGTCCGCACGCAGCGCGCGTGGGCCGCGCTCGCCCCCGTCGCCCGCGCCGACGCGCTGCGGTCGTTCGCCCGGGTCGTCGAGGCGCACGTGGAGGAGCTCGCGGCGCTCGAGGTCCGTAACTCGGGTCACCCGATCGGTTCGGCCCGGTGGGAGGCGCAGCACGTCGCCCAGGTGCTCAATTACTACGCCGGATCGCCGGAACGCCTGATCGGGAAGCAGATCCCCGTCGCCGGCGGCCTCGACGTGACCTACCACGAGCCGTACGGCGTCGTCGGGATCATCGTGCCGTGGAACTTCCCCATGACCATCGCCGCGTGGGGCTTCGCCCCGGCGCTCGCCGCGGGCAACGCCGTGGTGCTGAAGCCCGCCGAGCTGACCCCGCTCACGGCCATCCGTCTGGGGGAGCTGGCGCTGGAGGCGGGGCTCCCGGAGGGGCTGTTCCGGGTGATCGTCGGTTCGGGCTCGGTCGTGGGCCAGCGTTTCGTCTCGCACCCCGACGTGCACAAGGTCGTCTTCACCGGCTCGACCGAGGTCGGTACCGAGGTCGCCGCCGGGTGCGCGCAGCTGCTCAAGCCCGTCACGCTCGAACTCGGCGGCAAGAGCGCCAACATCGTCTTCGCGGATGCCGACCTCGAGAAGGCCGCGGCCGGGGTCCCCGGTTCCGTCTTCGACAACGCCGGCCAGGACTGCTGCGCCCGCAGCCGCCTCCTCGTCGAGCGGAGCGTCTACGACCGGTTCCTCGAGCTGCTCGAACCCGCCGTCGCCGCGTGGCGCGTCGGCGACCCGCACGACGAGGACACCCAGATGGGGCCGTTGATCTCGGCATCCCACCGCTCCACCGTCGCGGGCTTCCTCGACGGGGCCGACGTCGCGTTCCGCGGGTCGGCGCCGGAGGGCGACGGCTTCTGGTTCGCCCCCGCCGTCGTGCTCGCGCAGCCCGGCGACCGCATCGCGCGCGACGAGGTGTTCGGTCCCGTCCTCGCCGTGCTCCCGTTCGACGACGAAGCGGATGCCATCCGCCTGGCGAACGACACCGCGTACGGTCTCGCGGGCTCGATCTGGACCGAGAACCTGGGGCGTGGCATCCGGGTCTCGCGCGGTGTGCGCAGCGGGGTGCTGTCGGTGAACTCGCACTCGTCGGTGCGGTACTCCACCCCCTTCGGCGGCATGAAGGCCTCGGGTCTCGGTCGGGAGCTGGGTCCGGATGCCGCCGAGCACTTCACCGAGACCAAGAACGTCTTCTACGCCACCGAGTGA
- a CDS encoding 3-oxoacyl-ACP reductase yields the protein MTIDLTQRLRDRVAIVTGGASGIGLATARRFAAEGARVVIADLDETTGTAAAAEVDGVFRQVNVADEASVNALFDGVAAELGSVDIAFNNAGISPADDDSIETTELPAWDRVQDVNLKSVYLCSRAALRHMVPAGRGSIINTASFVALLGSATSQISYTASKGGVLALTRELGVQFARQGIRVNALCPGPVNTPLLQELFAKDPERAQRRLVHVPMGRFAEPEEMAAAVAFLASDDASFITATAFVVDGGITNAYVTPL from the coding sequence ATGACCATCGACCTCACCCAGCGGCTGCGCGACCGCGTCGCTATCGTCACCGGCGGCGCATCGGGGATCGGCCTCGCCACGGCCCGTCGCTTCGCCGCCGAGGGCGCGCGCGTCGTCATCGCCGACCTCGACGAGACCACCGGCACCGCGGCGGCCGCCGAGGTCGACGGCGTGTTCCGGCAGGTGAACGTCGCCGACGAGGCATCCGTCAACGCCCTCTTCGACGGTGTCGCGGCGGAGCTCGGCAGCGTCGACATCGCGTTCAACAACGCCGGCATCTCGCCCGCCGACGACGACTCGATCGAGACGACGGAACTGCCCGCCTGGGACCGCGTGCAGGACGTCAACCTCAAGAGCGTGTACCTCTGCTCGCGCGCGGCGCTCCGGCACATGGTGCCCGCGGGGCGCGGCTCGATCATCAACACCGCGTCGTTCGTCGCGCTGCTCGGGTCGGCCACGTCGCAGATCTCGTACACGGCGTCCAAGGGCGGCGTGCTCGCCCTGACCCGCGAGCTCGGCGTGCAGTTCGCGCGGCAGGGCATCCGGGTGAACGCGCTGTGCCCCGGGCCGGTGAACACGCCGCTGCTCCAGGAGCTGTTCGCCAAGGACCCCGAGCGCGCACAGCGCCGGCTCGTGCACGTGCCGATGGGCCGGTTCGCGGAGCCGGAGGAGATGGCCGCGGCCGTGGCGTTCCTGGCATCCGACGACGCCTCTTTCATCACCGCGACGGCGTTCGTCGTTGACGGCGGTATCACCAACGCGTACGTGACGCCCCTGTGA
- a CDS encoding FadR/GntR family transcriptional regulator — translation MTEAPLDDLRRAVYRPVRSGNALEDTTARIVQTVRLGLVAPGESLPAERELAAMYGVSRDTVREAIRELSDAGWLETRRGRYGGTFVVDPVPRPSGPAEVAAGELDDVIALRGVLEPGAAWAAAGRTLAPEERDVLWARHEAAAVAGGEDYRRLDTLLHLTIAELAGIPSLVPLVADNRARVNAWLDTFPLLPRNIDHSTAQHAAIVSAILAGRPDAAHAAMRDHLAGSEALLRGFLA, via the coding sequence ATGACCGAAGCGCCGTTGGACGATCTGCGCCGGGCCGTGTATCGGCCCGTCCGCAGCGGCAACGCGCTCGAGGACACCACGGCGCGCATCGTGCAGACGGTGCGGCTGGGGCTCGTCGCACCGGGGGAATCGCTTCCCGCGGAGCGCGAACTCGCGGCGATGTACGGCGTCAGCCGCGACACGGTGCGCGAGGCGATCCGTGAACTCTCCGATGCCGGCTGGCTCGAGACGCGCCGCGGACGCTACGGCGGCACGTTCGTCGTCGACCCGGTGCCCCGGCCCTCGGGCCCGGCGGAGGTGGCCGCGGGTGAGCTGGATGACGTCATCGCCCTGCGGGGCGTGCTCGAACCCGGCGCCGCCTGGGCCGCCGCCGGGCGCACGTTGGCGCCCGAGGAACGCGACGTGCTGTGGGCGCGACACGAGGCCGCGGCCGTCGCCGGTGGCGAGGACTACCGCCGGCTCGACACGCTGCTGCACCTGACGATCGCGGAACTCGCCGGCATCCCCTCTCTCGTTCCGCTCGTCGCCGACAACCGCGCGCGCGTGAACGCGTGGCTCGACACGTTCCCGCTGCTGCCGCGCAACATCGACCACTCCACCGCGCAGCACGCCGCGATCGTGTCGGCGATCCTGGCCGGGCGACCGGATGCCGCCCACGCGGCGATGCGCGATCACCTCGCCGGCAGCGAGGCGCTGCTGCGCGGGTTCCTCGCGTAG
- a CDS encoding dehydrogenase — protein sequence MAGGKKRKGKKLDVEFKNTALTDALQTQDMAAIAFALRHGPTVVPLMRAGDADNPLDVGEVWTYRDPNTAQIALLLFSDAAHKPETLPPHVALQSPQWLRAFLDRHRDEITTVFIDIAGPHPIQATPADLLAALDA from the coding sequence ATGGCCGGTGGGAAGAAGCGCAAGGGGAAGAAGCTCGACGTGGAGTTCAAGAACACCGCGCTCACCGATGCGCTGCAGACGCAGGACATGGCCGCGATCGCCTTCGCGCTGCGGCACGGACCCACGGTCGTACCGCTGATGCGCGCGGGCGACGCCGACAACCCGCTCGACGTCGGCGAGGTGTGGACGTACCGCGACCCGAACACGGCGCAGATCGCGCTGCTGCTCTTCAGCGACGCGGCGCACAAGCCCGAGACGCTCCCGCCGCACGTCGCGCTGCAGTCGCCGCAGTGGCTGCGGGCCTTCCTCGATCGTCACCGCGACGAGATCACGACGGTGTTCATCGACATCGCGGGTCCGCATCCGATCCAGGCCACCCCCGCCGACCTGCTCGCCGCCCTCGACGCCTGA